One Dioscorea cayenensis subsp. rotundata cultivar TDr96_F1 chromosome 17, TDr96_F1_v2_PseudoChromosome.rev07_lg8_w22 25.fasta, whole genome shotgun sequence DNA window includes the following coding sequences:
- the LOC120281199 gene encoding uncharacterized protein LOC120281199: MDQFRTKGGGEQGLQPPFGAGNIAVSLPACDVLCKLQLRSVDHRLVKMLWGQGYDGASNMSGEFNGLKALILKRNPYARYIYCFAHQLQLEIVVVAKNNRIRYSGKFDTKMENYQFVFVMYLIRHLLGITNELSLALQEKDQIIVQAMRLIEVVRARLQDFRKTGWESFLEEVRYFCEENSIPIPNMKDNMQIRGRSRQERQVITHFHHYRGEIFCEVIDLIAQEMQNHFPEASMELLLLMSCLDPIATASVERVFSVMNVVKTDLRNKMGDEWMNDSLVVYIEREVFATIDNEVILQRFQKMQTQRMQLPPLSGIPRISSIDAGIGSSSSIHR; the protein is encoded by the exons ATGGATCAATTCAG AACCAAGGGAGGGGGCGagcaggggcttcagccccccttTGGTGCCGGAAATATCGCTGTGAG CTTGCCAGCTTGTGATGTGCTCTGCAAGTTGCAGCTCCGGTCAGTGGATCATCGTCTTGTTAAGAT GCTATGGGGACAAGGATATGATGGAGCTTCAAATATGTCAGGtgaatttaatggtttgaaGGCACTTATCCTTAAAAGAAATCCATATGCAAGATATATCTATTGTTTTGCTCATCAACTCCAATTAgagattgttgttgttgctaaaAACAATCGAATT AGGTATAGCGGCAAGTTTGAtacaaaaatggaaaattatcaatttgtgtttgtgatgtATTTGATAAGGCATTTATTGGGGATCACAAATGAGTTATCACTTGCCTTACAAGAAAAGGATCAAATTATTGTTCAAGCTATGCGTTTAATTGAAGTTGTGAGGGCTCGACTTCAAGACTTTAGGAAGACAGGATGGGAGTCATTTTTGGAGGAAGTTAGATATTTTTGTGAAGAAAACTCAATCCCGATACCTAATATGAAGGATAATATGCAAATCCGTGGTCGTTCCAGACAGGAAAGGCAAGTCATTACTCATTTTCACCATTATCGTGGTGAGATTTTTTGCGAG GTTATTGATTTAATTGCGCAAGAAATGCAAAACCATTTCCCAGAAGCTAGTATGGAGTTACTTCTTCTCATGTCATGCCTTGATCCAA TTGCAACagctagtgttgagagggtgtttTCAGTTATGAATGTTGTGAAAACTGACTTGCGGAATAAAATGGGAGATGAGTGGATGAATGATAGTCTGGTTGTGTATATCGAGCGGgaggtttttgcaactattgACAATGAAGTAATTCTACAACGCtttcaaaaaatgcaaactcaAAGGATGCAACTACCTCCTCTTAGTGGCATACCTCGCATTTCTAGCATTGACGCTGGGATTGGTTCTAGTTCAAGCATCCATCGATAG